A single genomic interval of Acidimicrobiales bacterium harbors:
- a CDS encoding MaoC family dehydratase gives MATTVSGIGELKAKVGEHLGWSDWMEIDQDRVNRFADATGDHQWIHVDPERASRESPFGGPVAHGYLTLSLAPVLLPQVLRVDGVAMGVNYGCEKVRFPAPVPVGSRLRVGATLADVTDVAGGAQVTLDLVFEVEGASKPSCVAAVVYRYYT, from the coding sequence ATGGCCACCACCGTCTCGGGCATCGGCGAGCTGAAGGCGAAGGTCGGGGAGCACCTCGGCTGGAGCGACTGGATGGAGATCGACCAGGACCGGGTGAACCGCTTCGCCGACGCCACCGGCGACCACCAGTGGATCCACGTCGACCCGGAGCGGGCCAGCCGCGAGAGCCCGTTCGGCGGGCCGGTGGCCCACGGCTACCTGACCCTGTCGCTGGCGCCCGTGCTGCTGCCCCAGGTGCTGCGGGTCGACGGCGTCGCCATGGGCGTGAACTACGGCTGCGAGAAGGTGCGCTTCCCTGCGCCGGTGCCGGTCGGGTCCCGCCTGCGGGTCGGCGCCACCCTGGCCGACGTGACCGACGTCGCCGGCGGCGCCCAGGTCACCCTCGACCTCGTGTTCGAGGTGGAGGGCGCGTCGAAGCCGTCCTGCGTGGCCGCCGTCGTCTACCGCTACTACACCTGA
- the nth gene encoding endonuclease III — protein sequence MARPRTPKGRARETVVRLAEAYPDAVCELDFTTPFELLVATILSAQTTDARVNTVTPELFRRWPTAAALAGAEPAELEAVIHPTGFFRAKARSLLGMAAALVERFDGEVPERLEDLVTLPGVGRKTGNVVRSVALGQPGLPVDTHVTRLAHRLGLSDQDDPVRIEHELGALVPAREWGELSLRLILHGRRVCVARRPRCEDCVLNDFCPSSRVPLGTSRRSRADDAGKKPRRAPENFTQDAATV from the coding sequence ATGGCGCGACCGAGGACTCCGAAGGGGCGGGCCCGCGAGACCGTCGTCCGGCTGGCCGAGGCCTACCCGGACGCGGTGTGCGAGCTCGACTTCACGACGCCGTTCGAGCTCCTGGTGGCGACGATCCTGTCGGCCCAGACCACCGACGCCAGGGTGAACACGGTGACCCCCGAGCTGTTCCGGCGCTGGCCGACGGCCGCCGCGCTGGCCGGCGCCGAGCCGGCCGAGCTCGAGGCGGTGATCCACCCGACGGGCTTCTTCCGGGCCAAGGCGAGGAGCCTCCTCGGCATGGCCGCGGCCCTCGTCGAGCGCTTCGACGGCGAGGTCCCCGAGCGGCTGGAGGACCTCGTGACCCTGCCCGGCGTCGGGCGCAAGACGGGGAACGTCGTACGCAGCGTGGCGCTCGGCCAGCCCGGCCTCCCCGTCGACACCCACGTCACCCGGCTGGCCCACCGGCTCGGGCTGTCCGACCAGGACGATCCGGTTCGCATCGAGCACGAACTGGGCGCATTGGTGCCGGCCAGGGAGTGGGGCGAGCTCAGCCTGCGGCTGATCCTCCACGGTCGGCGAGTCTGCGTCGCCCGTCGCCCGCGCTGCGAAGACTGCGTTTTGAACGACTTCTGTCCCTCGTCACGCGTGCCGTTGGGCACATCGCGGCGTTCTCGCGCAGATGATGCAGGGAAAAAACCGCGGCGGGCCCCAGAAAATTTCACTCAGGACGCAGCAACCGTCTGA
- the hisD gene encoding histidinol dehydrogenase, translated as MLTRLDLRGAGDVRGRLPRPAPAGAGPVAAVQAILADVRARGDEAVRECTARFDGVAVDDLRVPPERVAAALEAVPAGLRAALEAAAAAVEDFHRSTVPPEPPPHERGGVVVRALRRPVDRAGCYVPGGRARYPSTVLMTAIPARVAGVPEVVLAVPPGADGDPPVETLAAAAIAGVDEVYRMGGAQAVGALAYGTATVRPVDVLVGPGNVYVALAKREVAGLVGVPSAFAGPSEVVVVADRSVPAAWAAVDVVVQAEHGPGGLAWLVTWDEAVADAVTAEVAAMVERSPRRAEIESTLDGGGYAVLVDGPEQAVEVANLIAPEHLELMVEGAEDLVPLVRHAGAVFLGAHAPASVGDYLAGPSHVLPTDGTARFASALTVDDFVKHVHVVSLDGAALAAVAPHVAALADAEGLAAHADSVRLRTGA; from the coding sequence GTGCTCACCCGCCTCGACCTGCGTGGCGCCGGCGACGTGCGGGGTCGCCTCCCCCGGCCGGCGCCGGCCGGGGCGGGGCCGGTGGCCGCCGTGCAGGCCATCCTCGCCGACGTGCGGGCCAGGGGCGACGAGGCCGTCCGCGAGTGCACGGCCCGCTTCGACGGCGTGGCCGTCGACGACCTGCGGGTGCCGCCCGAGCGGGTGGCCGCCGCCCTGGAGGCCGTGCCGGCCGGCCTGCGGGCTGCGCTCGAGGCCGCGGCCGCCGCCGTCGAGGACTTCCACCGGTCGACGGTGCCGCCCGAGCCGCCGCCCCACGAGCGCGGCGGCGTCGTCGTGCGGGCGCTGCGCCGGCCGGTCGACCGGGCCGGCTGCTACGTGCCGGGCGGCCGGGCCCGCTACCCGTCCACGGTGCTGATGACGGCCATCCCGGCCCGCGTCGCCGGCGTGCCCGAGGTCGTGCTGGCCGTGCCGCCCGGCGCCGACGGCGACCCGCCCGTCGAGACGCTCGCCGCGGCGGCGATCGCCGGGGTGGACGAGGTGTACCGGATGGGCGGCGCCCAGGCCGTCGGCGCCCTGGCCTACGGGACGGCGACGGTGCGGCCGGTCGACGTGCTCGTCGGCCCGGGCAACGTCTACGTGGCGCTGGCCAAGCGGGAGGTGGCCGGCCTGGTCGGCGTGCCGTCCGCCTTCGCCGGGCCGTCCGAGGTCGTGGTCGTCGCCGACCGTTCCGTCCCCGCGGCGTGGGCCGCCGTCGACGTGGTCGTCCAGGCCGAGCATGGCCCGGGCGGCCTGGCCTGGCTGGTCACCTGGGACGAGGCGGTGGCCGACGCGGTGACCGCGGAGGTGGCCGCCATGGTCGAGCGGTCCCCCCGCCGGGCCGAGATCGAGTCGACCCTGGACGGCGGCGGCTACGCCGTGCTCGTCGACGGGCCGGAGCAGGCGGTCGAGGTGGCGAACCTGATCGCCCCCGAGCACCTCGAGCTCATGGTCGAGGGCGCCGAGGACCTCGTCCCCCTCGTCCGCCACGCCGGCGCCGTGTTCCTCGGTGCCCACGCCCCGGCCTCGGTGGGCGACTACCTCGCCGGCCCGAGCCACGTGCTCCCCACCGACGGCACGGCCCGGTTCGCGTCGGCCCTCACCGTCGACGACTTCGTGAAGCACGTGCACGTCGTGAGCCTCGACGGGGCCGCGCTGGCCGCCGTCGCCCCGCACGTCGCCGCGC
- a CDS encoding TIGR03560 family F420-dependent LLM class oxidoreductase: MTTSDVIFGAFAPQGWKTELAGVGDPQAQWARTVEVAVLAEELGYDSVWVYDHFHNVPRPSHETVFECWTAIAALSQRTSRIRLGQMVGCAPYRNPGLLAKITSNVDVMSGGRLDWGIGAGWYEHEFDGYGYEFHRPADRIRFLRETVEVVLAMWSEPDVDYDGRFLHLRGAQCDPKPVQQPHPPVWIGGAGEQLTLRVVARYADRSNWGGKPQEWARKREVLKGHCREVGRDEDEIVKTWAPELLVRETEAEVEAIGSLSNQGEPFASWRDGNLVGTPEQVAEKVQAYLDLGCGGFVPWCADYPHDTSLRLFAERVMPEFR, translated from the coding sequence GTGACGACGAGCGACGTGATCTTCGGGGCGTTCGCCCCCCAGGGGTGGAAGACCGAGCTGGCCGGGGTCGGCGACCCGCAGGCGCAGTGGGCGAGGACGGTCGAGGTCGCCGTGCTGGCCGAGGAGCTCGGCTACGACTCGGTCTGGGTCTACGACCACTTCCACAACGTCCCCCGTCCCTCGCACGAGACCGTGTTCGAGTGCTGGACGGCGATCGCCGCGCTGAGCCAGCGCACCAGCCGCATCCGCCTCGGCCAGATGGTCGGCTGCGCCCCGTACCGCAACCCCGGCCTGCTGGCCAAGATCACCTCGAACGTCGACGTGATGAGCGGCGGCCGGCTGGACTGGGGCATCGGGGCCGGCTGGTACGAGCACGAGTTCGACGGCTACGGCTACGAGTTCCACCGGCCCGCCGACCGCATCCGCTTCCTCCGGGAGACCGTCGAGGTCGTGCTGGCCATGTGGTCCGAGCCCGACGTCGACTACGACGGCCGCTTCCTGCACCTGCGGGGCGCGCAGTGCGACCCGAAGCCGGTGCAGCAGCCCCACCCCCCGGTGTGGATCGGCGGGGCCGGCGAGCAGCTCACCCTCCGCGTCGTCGCCCGCTACGCCGACCGCTCCAACTGGGGCGGCAAGCCGCAGGAGTGGGCCCGCAAGCGGGAGGTCCTGAAGGGCCACTGCCGCGAGGTGGGGCGCGACGAGGACGAGATCGTGAAGACGTGGGCGCCCGAGCTGCTGGTGCGGGAGACGGAGGCGGAGGTCGAGGCGATCGGCTCGCTGTCCAACCAGGGCGAGCCGTTCGCGTCGTGGCGGGACGGCAACCTCGTCGGCACCCCCGAGCAGGTCGCCGAGAAGGTCCAGGCCTACCTCGACCTCGGGTGCGGCGGGTTCGTCCCCTGGTGCGCGGACTACCCGCACGACACCAGCCTGCGGCTGTTCGCCGAGCGGGTGATGCCCGAGTTCCGGTGA
- the rlmN gene encoding 23S rRNA (adenine(2503)-C(2))-methyltransferase RlmN: MPTRYDADRDALAALLAGEPRYRVDQVWDGLHRQGRPIEELTALPAALRARLAAELPPALVPVAEHEGDGGATVKWLFELDGGARVETVLMHYRERSTVCVSTQAGCAMACGFCATGQAGFERNLSTGEIVEQVIVARRRAAEDGRRLGNVVFMGMGEPLANYDRVWAAVERIHGDLGLSARHLTISTVGIVPGIRRLAAEALPVNLAVSLHAADDELRDRLVPINRRYPLDALMAACAEHQAATGRRLSFEWALIDGTNDRRSDAEALAALARPLRAHVNLIPLNPTPGWPTTGSPPARVALFRDRLAALGVNATVRRNRGTEIAAACGQLRAEHPVQPVALTARRDRSPAPAPG; this comes from the coding sequence ATGCCGACCCGCTACGACGCCGACCGCGACGCGCTCGCCGCGCTGCTGGCCGGCGAGCCGCGGTACCGGGTCGACCAGGTGTGGGACGGCCTCCACCGCCAGGGCCGCCCGATCGAGGAGCTGACCGCCCTGCCGGCCGCCCTGCGGGCCCGGCTGGCGGCCGAGCTGCCGCCCGCGCTCGTGCCCGTGGCCGAGCACGAGGGCGACGGCGGGGCGACGGTGAAGTGGCTCTTCGAGCTGGACGGCGGGGCCAGGGTCGAGACCGTGCTGATGCACTACCGCGAGCGGTCCACGGTGTGCGTGTCGACCCAGGCCGGCTGCGCCATGGCGTGCGGGTTCTGCGCCACCGGCCAGGCCGGGTTCGAGCGCAACCTGTCGACCGGGGAGATCGTCGAGCAGGTGATCGTGGCCCGCCGGCGGGCTGCGGAGGACGGGCGGCGGCTCGGCAACGTCGTGTTCATGGGCATGGGCGAGCCCCTCGCCAACTACGACCGCGTCTGGGCCGCGGTCGAGCGCATCCACGGCGACCTCGGGCTGTCGGCCCGGCACCTCACGATCTCGACCGTCGGCATCGTGCCCGGCATCCGCCGGCTGGCCGCCGAGGCGCTGCCCGTCAACCTCGCCGTCTCCCTGCACGCGGCCGACGACGAGCTGCGGGACCGGCTGGTGCCGATCAACCGCCGTTACCCGCTCGACGCGCTGATGGCGGCGTGCGCCGAGCACCAGGCGGCGACCGGGCGGCGGCTGTCGTTCGAGTGGGCGCTGATCGACGGGACCAACGACCGCCGCAGCGACGCCGAGGCGCTCGCCGCCCTCGCCCGCCCGCTGCGGGCCCACGTGAACCTCATCCCGCTGAACCCGACCCCAGGGTGGCCGACGACGGGCAGCCCGCCGGCGCGCGTCGCCCTGTTCCGCGACCGCCTGGCCGCGCTCGGGGTGAACGCGACCGTGCGCCGGAACCGGGGCACGGAGATCGCCGCCGCCTGCGGCCAGCTGCGGGCCGAGCACCCGGTGCAACCGGTGGCGCTCACCGCCCGCCGCGACCGCTCCCCCGCCCCCGCCCCCGGCTGA
- the mshD gene encoding mycothiol synthase produces MRRLEIKRQMDAADVAAVARLLDLAAEADGHSPLGEHQWLDLALGGREGFAGLVAWSPGHDHPVAYAQVTRGPDSWAVELVVDPHHRDGTAEIGPELLAAAIDVVRSEGGGHVHHWVFKPGDDYDAVAAAVGLRRGRDLWQMRRPLPADPPPPLPLRPFEVGRDEEAWLRVNNRAFAGHPEQGSWTIDVLTERESQPWFDPEGFLLHEGDGGLDGFCWTKVHHDCDPPLGEIYVIAVDPAAGGRGLGRALVLAGLDFLHRRRGITEGMLYVDAANTTAVRLYESLGFHVDHVDRAFVGDVAAT; encoded by the coding sequence GTGCGCCGCCTGGAGATCAAGCGGCAGATGGACGCCGCCGACGTGGCCGCCGTCGCTCGGCTGCTCGACCTCGCGGCCGAGGCCGACGGCCACTCCCCGCTCGGCGAGCACCAGTGGCTCGACCTCGCCCTCGGCGGCCGGGAGGGGTTCGCCGGGCTGGTCGCCTGGTCGCCTGGCCACGACCACCCCGTCGCCTACGCGCAGGTGACCCGGGGGCCGGACTCGTGGGCCGTCGAGCTCGTCGTCGACCCCCACCACCGCGACGGGACGGCCGAGATCGGCCCCGAGCTGCTCGCCGCGGCCATCGACGTCGTGCGGTCGGAGGGCGGCGGCCACGTCCACCACTGGGTGTTCAAGCCGGGCGACGACTACGACGCCGTCGCCGCCGCCGTCGGGCTGCGGCGCGGGCGGGACCTGTGGCAGATGCGCCGCCCGCTCCCCGCCGACCCCCCGCCCCCGCTCCCCCTGCGGCCCTTCGAGGTCGGCCGGGACGAGGAGGCGTGGCTGCGGGTCAACAACCGGGCCTTCGCCGGCCACCCCGAGCAGGGGTCGTGGACGATCGACGTGCTGACCGAGCGGGAGTCCCAGCCGTGGTTCGACCCCGAGGGCTTCCTGCTCCACGAGGGCGACGGCGGGCTCGACGGGTTCTGCTGGACCAAGGTCCACCACGACTGCGACCCGCCGCTCGGGGAGATCTACGTGATCGCCGTGGACCCGGCGGCCGGCGGGCGGGGCCTCGGCCGGGCGCTGGTGCTCGCCGGGCTCGACTTCCTCCACCGGCGGCGGGGGATCACCGAGGGGATGCTCTACGTCGACGCCGCCAACACGACCGCCGTGCGGCTGTACGAGTCGCTCGGCTTCCACGTCGACCACGTGGACCGCGCCTTCGTCGGCGACGTGGCCGCTACGTGA
- a CDS encoding VIT1/CCC1 transporter family protein produces MAERTALPPEHHHRDLTGGLARASVFGVSDGLVSNVSLILGVAGADPSASVVRLAGLAGLIAGAVSMAAGEWVSMKAQAELLERELEMERIELRRNPVLERNELAAIYRSRGVPAEVADDLATAMMRDPDVALETHAREELGIDPASLGSPVGAAVSSFLAFSIGALVPLVPWFVAAGGAATIASIVLALAAASAVGFALARFTGRSPLRSAARQVLIAAVASTITYGIGSVVGIESVT; encoded by the coding sequence ATGGCCGAGCGGACCGCCCTGCCGCCCGAGCACCACCACCGTGACCTCACCGGCGGGCTGGCCAGGGCCTCGGTCTTCGGCGTGAGCGACGGCCTCGTCTCGAACGTGTCGCTGATCCTCGGCGTGGCCGGCGCCGACCCGTCGGCGAGCGTCGTCCGCCTCGCCGGTCTGGCCGGCCTGATCGCCGGCGCGGTGTCGATGGCGGCGGGCGAGTGGGTGTCGATGAAGGCCCAGGCCGAGCTGCTCGAGCGCGAGCTGGAGATGGAGCGCATCGAGCTGCGCCGCAACCCCGTGCTGGAGCGCAACGAGCTGGCCGCCATCTACCGCTCGCGGGGCGTCCCCGCGGAGGTGGCCGACGACCTGGCGACGGCGATGATGCGCGACCCGGACGTGGCCCTCGAGACCCACGCCCGGGAGGAGCTCGGCATCGACCCCGCCTCGCTCGGCTCCCCGGTCGGCGCGGCCGTGTCGTCCTTCCTCGCCTTCTCGATCGGCGCCCTCGTGCCCCTGGTGCCTTGGTTCGTCGCCGCCGGCGGGGCGGCCACCATCGCCTCGATCGTGCTCGCCCTCGCCGCCGCGTCCGCCGTGGGCTTCGCCCTGGCCCGCTTCACCGGCCGCAGCCCGCTGCGCTCGGCCGCCCGCCAGGTCCTCATCGCCGCGGTGGCCTCGACGATCACCTACGGCATCGGCTCGGTGGTCGGCATCGAAAGCGTCACGTAG
- a CDS encoding sugar phosphate nucleotidyltransferase, whose product MADSLAGVVLAAGAGTRLRPLTLLRPKALCPVGPAPLVDHALERVAAATPSVAVNVHAGRDAMVAHLDGRAHLSLEAPVALGTAGALGALRDWIAGRPVLVTNADAWLPGGLGPLLGGWDGERMRLLCVDDPARGDFGRRRYAGACLLPWTAVRDLPAEPLGLYEARWGAAAADGRLDFADTTATFVDCGTPADYLAANLDWSGGRPVVGEGASVQGTVVRSVVWPGARVVEGEVLVDAVRAGRTVTVLVRRTGPGGR is encoded by the coding sequence ATGGCTGACAGTCTGGCAGGCGTGGTGCTCGCCGCCGGAGCGGGAACCCGCCTGCGGCCGTTGACCCTGCTCCGGCCGAAGGCGCTGTGCCCGGTCGGCCCCGCGCCGCTCGTCGACCACGCGCTCGAGCGGGTCGCCGCGGCCACCCCGTCGGTCGCCGTCAACGTCCACGCCGGGCGGGACGCCATGGTCGCCCACCTCGACGGCCGGGCCCACCTCTCCCTCGAGGCGCCGGTGGCGCTCGGGACGGCGGGCGCGCTGGGCGCCCTCCGGGACTGGATCGCCGGCCGGCCGGTGCTCGTCACCAACGCCGACGCCTGGCTGCCCGGCGGGCTCGGCCCGCTCCTCGGCGGGTGGGACGGCGAGCGCATGCGGCTGCTGTGCGTGGACGACCCGGCGAGGGGCGACTTCGGCCGGCGCCGCTACGCCGGCGCCTGCCTGCTGCCGTGGACGGCGGTGCGGGACCTGCCGGCCGAGCCGCTCGGCCTGTACGAGGCGCGGTGGGGCGCCGCCGCCGCCGACGGGCGGCTCGACTTCGCCGACACGACGGCCACGTTCGTGGACTGCGGGACGCCGGCCGACTACCTGGCCGCCAACCTCGACTGGTCGGGCGGCCGGCCGGTGGTCGGCGAGGGCGCGTCCGTGCAGGGCACCGTCGTCCGGTCGGTCGTGTGGCCGGGCGCCCGCGTCGTCGAGGGCGAGGTGCTGGTCGACGCCGTGCGGGCCGGCCGCACCGTCACGGTGCTCGTCCGCCGGACCGGCCCCGGCGGGCGCTGA